In the genome of Channa argus isolate prfri chromosome 8, Channa argus male v1.0, whole genome shotgun sequence, the window GTCTCCTGGTCCTGGTCCTGGTCCTGGTTCTAGTTCTGGATCTTGTCCCGTTGGTCTCACTGGTCTTCCTGGTTGGCAAATACTCCGGCCTCCCAGCGCAGAGCTCGCAGGTTTTTATGTCGAACAACTCGAGTGGACTCCACCACCTGAAAACAAAGAATCAGCTGTTAGCTTAGCCTAGCGTGAAGACTGGAAATAAGGGCAACagctagcttagcttagcatacagacaggaaacaggagaAACACGTCACACTCAGGTGTTTGAGTTGGAACTGTTTTGAGAAATAATCTAATGTATTATCTAACGTAATCTAATCCAGTCAATCTCCTCTCATGGACGAAATGAACATGCTAAGCTGCTGATATAACTGGAAACAGGACAAACCTCGTTGTTGACGTCATCGATAGGCTGGATTCCTGCGtactgaaacaaaacagaaacgtTTGAATGTCAAAACTTCATCTGATGAGAGTTTCTTCAGTTCTGGTTTTAAGTCCCAGTCAGGACAAGAACTGTCCCAGTTGAGCCAAAATGAACACCTGGATCTGCtgaaaccttaaaataaaagacTCACAGAGCTGTCCTCCACCTTCATTTTTGCTCGTCTGTCCTCAAAGTCCTGCAGCAGCGTCTCAGTCAATCCTCGGGGAGGAGTGGGGGCAGATAAGACCACTGCGGGTGAAGAGGAGGTGGTGGGAGGAGGGGGTGAGGAGGCCCAGGGCTGAGCAGTGACGAGGGAGATCGAGGGAAGATGGACGGAGGGAGGAGCAGTTGATGAGGACAGACTGACAGGTTTACCTgaaacacaaaaggacaaaggacgCCTGAGTGACACCTGAGTGACGTCAGTCATTACCTGATAAACTGCGGGAATGACAGTGGGATTATGGGTATTTGTCCATGGTTTTAGCTGCTATCAGGACCATAAATGTGGGTCACTGGGTTCCTGCCCCACTTTTAGTTCCGGAcctttgttgtcatggtaacaacaacaaacacagagatgaaCACACAGAAACTACCTGGTTACCCAAAGGCCGTATTGCAGTAAAGTAATTTCTCTGActtactgataaaaacaaaggatTTAATCGCTGTTGAAACTGATGGTGTTGATAACACAATGTAcaagtctagtccagatttgtgccacatgtgcctcataaataaggtttctgcagaaatctaaactGTTCGGGACCTAGTTTAAATCATGTACAGATTCAAAGAGagaaccacttcaaaaaccAGATTTCTGAATATTTCCTGTGAAAAATCCACATTCATTTCCTCTGTTCACTACCTGACCCTTTAGTTAGTAGCGATAAAAATGTTGTAAGCTACAAATCACagaaatttaagtttttaaaaggagaaaacattttttgtcaacTCATTTCCCATTCGCGCCGTAAACTACAAACATTCAGAGAAACATTTGAAGTGATAAATACTAATAAAGATCAAAGTTATTATAGAGGTTTAGAAGGTTCAAGAGGGAAACACAGAGTTTTTCTAACTGAGCAGAGAACTACGACTCCCAGAATGCATTTCATTAACAGGCAAACTCAGAGCTGAGTCACTTTCTCATTTTGGGTCATTTAGTAACCATggtgatacatttttaatactgaACGATGTCAACTACATGGCAACAGCAGCCGAGACTAATGTGGTGTTGACAGATGCCctgtgattttaaaatgctgggATTAATAATAAACTAGTATGGTAAATACATTCatatgctaaattaaaaaattgtataaaactttatttaaaaaaatgtatatattcattTTGAATTGAGTTTTGTatgatgtgatttttatttaccatATGGCAGCATATGATTTAGTTTCAAATGTTCAGTACCATTCAGAAAAAAGGTTCAAtgggtttaaaatgtaaaaagcctcaatcatcacatttttcacagtaaaGTGTCAAATGGTAAGTTATTATTTGTTAACATTGATTAGTTGTTTCATTGATCACTGCCCTCATCAACAGTCTCGGTTCTGTAAGGTTCTACCTGCAAAACACTTGTTCTAcaagaaattattaaatcatGTGACAGAAGTTTAATTTAACGTATTTAGAGACTTTTCGGGATCTTCCTCCCTTATGGTTTTAATAAATCCGGCTTATCAAAAAGAATTAGAGTCAATGCTAATGTCACTAATTATATCCACTCTAATTGCTGCCACAAATATCTTCAGACTgacatataataaaaatgaatagttTCTCTGGTGTTAAAACACTGTATTCTGCACAGtagtaaaatctatttttagtaCAATGTCCTTTTTGTGTGGCCTGTATTTTTACTACAGTTTTTACACAGATGACTCATATTTGCTCtatttgcagatgttttaaCAGAGACTTGATGTGATGTTTAAAAACCTGTCACGATGCAGAATCACACATGGACTCTGCAGAAACTCCATCATACTGTTGGATTAAACCTGATCCCTGTGACAGGAGgacgtgtgagtgtgtgtgtgtgtgatggctcTGTTACTGATTGACACAAATTGCTGCTGAACTTTGATTGTTTCCTCATTAAGTTACTCATTGTCTCCACATGTGACAGACTGCAGCATCCACACCAGAGTCCATTCACTTTTCTATTGGGTATAAATCAGCTGCAGACTCATCATCAGCCTCTAGCTGCTGGTTTCAGGTTAGAACTGAAACTCAAATCACAGTCACATCTGTGTCTGGCTTCAGATGCTCTAACACCAACAGATTTTACTGTGAATGACAGTCTGTACAGCAGCTTATGGTGGGCGACCTCTTTTCTTCCAGGAGCCAGGGAGGGAGTTGGTGGTGTTGTCTTTGCCTTGGCAACCCCCAGACTGAACATGTCCCTGCTGCTGCCTGCAGAACCACCAACTGTTGCACAGCGATAAGTGATTTCACTAATTGTTGAGAAACAAATCATCGTCAGATCTGATGAAGCATCGGTGTCTGAGCTGTAAAAGCGTCTACAAAGAGCGACTTGAATTCAGTGTCCAGCTCAAGGACTGAGAATCGAACCACCACTACAGTTTGTGCACAACTGTTTCTTTACTCCCATTAAACCTGGTCTCTCCAGTGATGTCTGTCAGTTTGGAAAAAGGTGAAGACAAACGTAATAGAAAGGTTTCCGCCTCCGCTCAGCCCAGCTTCATCCTCCTTCACCCACATTAGCACATTCCAGCTCACTGAAGTGATTACTGTCGCAGTgagcaataaacaaaaatgcCAAGTGGAGTTTGTGCAGACGCTGCAGATACTGGACTGCTACATGAACTTTGGCGTCAGTAAAACTGGAATTTTTCTGCGACAAgtgtgacacagaaaaaaacaaactgacgCTGCTTTGCAGTAAGGACCCATTTCACtggtttttcttattgtttaaGAAGCAGCAAAGTCTCGTTCCTTGAATGTTAACCCCCCCCACAAAAAGACCAGTGTTCAGTTTTTCACCGACAACTATGATCATGGCAAAATAAGATTAAAActataaatacaaagaaatgtttGGAAACAATAATTGTGACAAAGTATGAGTAAAATGATTATTGTTTGACCTGCAGCATGGGCAGCATGCTTCTTACAGTTAGTATTGTTATATTTCAGTCAGAAACAAGTACATTAAAGTTCCCTTTAGTCATAGATCTGTTGTGACCCAGTCCAAAGGAAGAAGGAAGTTCAGGATCTATATCTACAGTTGAGTCTGAATCTTCTTCTAgatattgaataaataaatctcacacTAACAAAGACTAAATGAATCAAAACCAGGAGTCACAGattaacacagacacataccTGTGCTCACAGGTGGGTAGAACTGACAAATGGCCACCTTGGAGGCCTGTTCcaccagaggagctggagagaAGAGCTGGCGATGGGTTACCTCCCTGGACTCCCTCAGGTCCTTCAGCTCCTGCTCTCGTCTTAGGGTTTCCTCAATCTCCTTCTTGATAAAGTCTGGAGCTCCTTGCCCTCTGGATTGCAGGCCAGTGGACTCCAGGTTTTCCATCCAGGACTGAGACGTGGTCGAGGCTGTTTCAGTTTGGGTGGTTGGGATTGGGGAGGAGTGCGATGATGAAAAAGTTGTTTGATCCTGGTGGTAACCTACTAAATCCTGAACTCCTGAGTCCCTCTCTGTGGAAGAAGAGGGAGCTAAAGTCCTTTGGCTGACGTGGAACTCTGTTTCTTCAGGGTGTCGATGAGGACAGCAGGGAGACAGGAAGACTTCTTCTCCAGACTCGGACTGAGGTCTTTCTTCTGTCCTCCTCTCACCATCATGTTGGTCAAACTCCATCTTTATGTCCTCACGCTCCTCTGGAGTATCACGATTGTTTTGTCTCAGAATCCCTCCTTGAAACCAGGGTTCCTCCTTCCTCGGGTTTTGGAACTCTTGATGGATGATGAAGCTCACTCGGTTCTTGTCTTTGGCTTTCATCAATGGTGACTGTAAGCGTTTGGTTTTGATCTGGACCATCTCCACCCTGCCGTTACTGTGCTTCAGGCCTCGAGAGCGTCGCAGGTTTTCCTCACGCTCCTGAACTAACCGGATCTCCCTTTCTATTGGAGTCTCATACTCGCTAATGGACTTGCTGCTAatgttctgctgctgtgtgttgttACTGAACTCACCATCATTACTGGTGTAGCCATCACTCACCTCCACTGACAGTTCCTCCAGTCTAGAGTCCAGGTCATTAAACATGTTGGTCAACCGGCTCAGACTCTCCTCAGTCTGGCACACAGTCACCTTCCTCTCTGGGTGGGCGtcatcttcttctgctgcttgaAACTGAACTGTACCTTCACTCAGCTCCAAACTGTCACATGTCTCCACCTGCCTGGATAAGGGCACATCAGGATCTGGCTGCAAAGACAAGTTCAAGTTGGTTTTTGAGGACCTCAGGGGGCTAAGGAGTGCTGTCAGCTGATCCTTCTCCATCTTCAAGAACTGTTGTCGGGCGGCTCTGAAGCTGATGGGATCGCTGTCAATGGTCCCAGGTTCAGCAGTGCAGGGAGGATCTGGTCTGGAGCTTATGGGACTGTAGCTCACGCTTAAACCTTCTATCAGTTTGTTTGTAGACATGCTCAGATCCAGATTCTCCAGAGCACTAATCTGATCTTTAAATGCTGGGCTCTTCTTTGGTGCTTGGCTGTGAATAATCTCCTTGCGAAGCTGCTTCTCCTCTTCTGCCCCGACAACTTCGGTGCTGTTCTTTGGATCCATTTTGTACTGGACATCTCCGTTTGTCTCTGAGAATAAACTCTCCGGTttcttgctgctgctgtaggTCTGTAGTTTGaattctttctcctccttcagaGTCGCCAGCTGAGCTTGTCGCTGTGGAGAGACCATCCAGGCCTCATTCCGCTGGGCCTCTGGACTCGTCGGATCCTCTACAAAGGAGTAAAACCCGGAGTGAGAGCCTGTGCTGCTGCAAGGACTGCTGGGGTTACTGGGGCTACTGGGTTGCCACTCATCACTAGTGCTCCCTCTTTCTTGTGATACCGTGACCTGCCGGGCCTGGACCACCACATGCTGTGATCCGTCCCCCTCCCAGGAGGAGACAACCACAGAGGATTGGTTGTGTGAAATGGAGATGCCATCGGAGCTGAGAACTGAATCGTCCTTTATGTGCGTGTCAATCTGGGTGGGGACAGTGATTGTGCGCAGGTCTGAGGGTTGGAGGATGGGGGACAGAGGCTTCAGCACCCACCTCCTTGGGGTGCTTTCCATTGCTGCAGGTGAAGGTGTGGGGCTGGTGTTGGGGGGTTGAGGTTCTGATGGAGGGAGAGGACGACAATTGGCGACAGAGAGTCTCTGAAACGACAACAAAAGTGAACGGTTACTATGGATAGAAGTTGGTTACTATTGAAACAATCGGGGGAAAAAACTGGAAAGGATAGAAAATTTAAGTTACCATGGAAACAACAGGGAGTATTGCACCCTAATTACAGTAAGATGCGAATTTGATGGTGACACAATTAATTATCAGTCTTTCAAATCCAAATAGAGAAATATTTCTGATTGAATATCTGCAGTTTCTTTAccaatttcaacatttaaaactggTGCAGTCAGACTTAAATTataaacacagaacaaaaagaATAAGGACAAGATGAATTTAGTTGAATATTGACAGCAATTTTTAGTGACACTTAACTAAAAAATCACTTAGTCGAATCCGGCATTCGACAGCAAAATGTGCCGATTTATGAAAAGTTgaattattagattttattatgtGTAGCCGGTTTTGTGTAATTTAGTTTAATAAAGCACAGAGCCAAATTGTAAAAGCTCAAAACTTTAGTTTGAAAAGTATCCACTAACTAAACCTGCTAAATTAATGCAGTAAAGCtacaaataagtaaataaataacaaataagtCTCACATAAATGGGAATTCAGGGAGACAAGAAGATAAAGTTTATCAGATCAGACTTTCTGATCGAACAGACATAAAACACTTTACAGTGTTGACGTAAAACTTCCTtgagcttgtgtgtttgtttctttgatttaaaaaggaCTTAGGAGAAAGACACACGTGTACCACGCTCGGCTGAGTTCAGTgaaatcaaaaaaatatataaaaaaatccacGACGCAGGTGAAATGACTTCAACACTGAAAATGAGTTTTACCAGTTCAACGTTAGAGCTTCAGCGTGTGTGAGGCTGATAAGCTGCTTCTCCTGCCGCATGCTGGGGCTGATAAAAACTGTCCTGCTCACTATCGCAGAGACAAGTCTAACAGGAGCAGTAACTGACAGACTGAAGCCCAGAGGTCACAATCTGAGTCAAAACAAACCACATTTCCCATTATTTCCTGAATTTTTATAAACCAAAATACTTATTTTGTGATGCCCTGTTCCAAATTAACATTACTTTACCTATTACTCCCTGTCAAAAATAACTTGTTGCATTACTTGTTATGTTACTTAACCTAATGGTTCAGGTCTAAAAGACGAACAGAGTCGACGGCATGCATGTAGTCACTACCGTCTTACGCTAATAATGGCTACAAGTACAACGAACATCGGAGCCAACAAATCCAgaattaaaacacagacaccaTCAGTTTCCAATATCGGTGTTCTGCTGAGCAAGTTCAACTTATTCCGGCTAAATTAGAGTTATCTGGCTTCATTGAGCCTAACGTGGGCTGTCCTGCATAACCGCTGCCACACTTTATGTGACATAAGTAAAACCGTGGTTTAAGTACCTGATACGACGTAAGATGAACAGTAATTCCTACTTTCATTGTTGGTTGACGCACAAATAAAAAGTGGTGGTTTATAAAAACCCTTAAATTGGTTCAAATATTTCAGGAAGGCCTGAACAGAGACCCCCTCTGGCCCtctgacagctggaataggttccagcccctgtgaccctgaacagtaTAAGTGTATGATGGAGACAGTGGATGATAATACTGTAGATCCAAGATTGATGTTGgtgagaatgtttgactcctTTATCTGATGAGGAAGAAATTATTCTCAAAATCTGACTCAATAAAATGTCTGTGTAATAAAAAGACAGCATCAACATTCCGCAGTTATTTAGTATTAAACTGGCCAGTTTGTTGAAAACACAGTGGTCCAGGCCAAATCTCAAACAGCAAAAAGAATCTATTGCTCGTAATGGTTTAGCACAGTGTTACACTCGGGATCCTTTTCAAATGACGACTCTGTTATTTCACTGATCTGATCGCTCAGTCTTTGGGCTCTTGACAAGTTCTGATCTGATCCTCTGAAGTTAAGCAGCTCCTGAACAGTTTCCATGGTGACCGAGCCTGATTAAAAGCGAGCCAGCTTCGTGATACTGGAAAGCCTGAAGTACACCCAAAGATAGCTGGATAACCTGCTAATCCTGCTTTGCGCTACTGGAGcctgttttcacattaatgcagagaaataaaatgagcaaCATGTTCCTGCATTCAGTACTTTTAACACTtgaatgcagtttgtttttttttactggcaatggaatatttttactgtgtagTATTACTGCTTCTACCTGAGTACTACCTCAGCAAAAGACAAAGCATAAGGACGAAATCTGCGGCCTGTAGAAGACGCTCACAGCACTTCACCCTGTTTTTAggatttacataaaaaaaatgctgtttgtgtgtgtgtgtgtgtgtgttactgtactttcagtgtgttttacagCTAATCGATCATTTCCAAAGATCCTTAACTAAGCTCACTGATCAAACCCTCACTGCTTCTGCTTTAAAGGCAGAACCATTAGAATCTGTGAGTAAAGAAGAtttttgtgattatttattaatatttgaacTGAATCAATTTTTTCTTACCTCGGCTCAGTTTCcttcagcagcacaaactaaAAACGGACACAGTGACAAAGTTCACTTTCTATCTGTCCATCAGAGGCTCTGCCCACTACACACAGGCCCcgccctccacacacacacacacacacacacacacacacacacacacacacacacactcatctcgGCCTTTCTTGGCCACcatatttgaaatgaatgacGAGCAGGTGAAAGGTCcaaaaacacaaagtagaaCTGAAGTTTAACGATCAGATGATGAAGGGGTTTAGTTTGTCAAGTGCTGCACCCCCCTCTGGCTGTTTAGGGGTCTGTGTCTCACCTTGGCGTTGTGATCCAGACTGTGGCAAAGAACCTGCCATGGTGGAGTGTACCTGAACATCCTGGTCTCTACTGGATCTCACTGGCTCCTACTGGTTCTGGTCGTGATGacgaggatgatgatgatgttagaCCCTCAGCCAGCAGGAACCAATCACGATCAACCCTGGCACAGGGGAGAAGTACACAACTATTTCATCGCTGcagtacatgtatgtgtgaGCGTTAGTAACCATAgtatcagaaaaaaaagcagataaaaTCACATTGCAGTAATTCACAGTAGATGAAATGATGCATAAGTAATAGTACCACAGTACAGGACAGTATCACAGTGACCGTATTACTTTGACAGATTTGATACTTTGTCTAAAGTAGATGCAGTATTTACAGTTGGGATTTGTGCTTTGTGCGCTGATTCTGGTTCACTTAACTTTTTCTGACCACTGCAGTCACTGATCTTAAACTTTACGatgtaaaagttttaaaatgtacatttttattgaagACTGAAAACGGTGTCAATTCAATGCAAATCTCTCTTTTCTAAAATTAGCATTACTTTGTACAGAATCTGGTGCAATGAAGGGGATTATTTTATCTTGGACATAGAAATATTCTTGCACATTTTTCCTCAGGTTCAGTACAAGTTGAGACAAGAACAAGTAAagattttcacaataaaagcaaactTTTTACTTTCAACATCCTCCTGTTTCGAAGCAGTGATGTAAACAAACACGACATCATTTGGCGTCTCAACACACTGCTCTCATTCACTGTGGGTGTGTTCGCGTCGATCCGTCACTTCAGCAGGCACATCGCCGAGTAAAACCTTATCGAGTGGATCAACCGAACCTTATCAATGCACGAATGCAGTCCTCACGGGCAGGTAGGTACCAACCCCAACAAAGAAAACACCGACTCACCTGCAGGTTCAGCTGATGAAACCAGGCTGAGTGTGTTTGTCCGGGGGCTGTGGGTGGtcattgtgtgtttctgttggtcAGCAGCATTCCTGACATAACTACagctcagcaacacacacacacacacacacacacacagtgtctcaCTATACTTATAAGGAAAATTATTGGCACAATGCATCCCCTAGTCCCCTTCCCTTACCTTAACCATCACGACGAAGTGCCCAACCCTAAACTTGATTCTAATActcaaaaagctttttgaagTTGTAAAATGTGTCCAAAATGGCTTCACAACAAGGACACACGCTGTGAAACGTTTTAAAGGTAAAGTTGCATTAAACTCTAATATGACAAACATCAAGATTTAAATGAACCTCAGCAATTATTCAACATAACAACATCTTTTATACAAACTGTATCTCATGATATTCACGTGAAGTTTAAACGACAGGGGGGCACTGTGGattagtggtagagcattagaTCGGggtgcagaaggccgcgggtttgAAACACACAACCAGGTGTGGCCTCAGCCGGCAACCAAGCACCACATTGCTGCTGGacccaagcccagataaaatgggagggttgcagcaggaagggcttCTGGCGTAAATACTCATGCCAAACCAATGTCCAGACCATGTTCCGCTGTGGAGAACCGTGAAGGGACAAGTCGAAATCCGTTGATCAATAGTTAAAACggctacagaaaaaaaaacatccaaaagaGTTGTGTGCATTAACTTTGGATTCTGCATCACGAGAAGAGGAACAGActcacaccttcaacatctccAAGGATGCTTTCCTCCTTCTAACATGGTgtgaaatgtggaaaacaaaatgttgataTGTTGAACAATGACTTTATTATAAAACACTTaactgaagaagaaaagatgGAAAATCAGACTGAGgcagatttgtttaaaaatggtcaaaatctgtggttgtgttaaatttgaaaacatttctttcaaagtaaaaaaaatgttcaagaaTTTAACAGGAAGCTGCTGAAATCAGAaactttaaaatctttaatacaaatttcacagaatatttatttcagGTCATCAGTCTGTGACGAGTTTCACATTAGCTGCAGCTAACTGTTATTTCTGACgattcattttcagtttaatggtttgagaaaattttaaataaataaaaaatgaaaacctctTTTTCCCAAAAACGCTGTTTTTCAGTTGCCCAAGAAACGCTGACATGACAGGGCAGAGACCAATTAAAGGATTAGTAAAAGCTGTTCACGGACTAATCAGTTCAGCTGAGGTTTGTTTCTctacaggctgaggtggaggtggtggaggactCCGTGGTCGGCTTGGTGGAGGGTACGGCAGTCAGTAAAATGTTCTCCAACGTGACCTGAGGATCGACGTAGCGACTCAGTCTGCAGCTGAATCCTTTGGTTCGGATGAAGTGGAGTCTGCCACTGTCAATCAGGAGTTTACAGAGACGACCGAGCTGCTCGCGCTCACCGGTTGACAGGAACCTGCAGAGACACGGtcagaaaaagtcaaacaaacagaCTCATCAGGAACCAATCAGACACACAGAGTAAATCACTTTAAAGTTCCTACtagcaaacagagaaaaagccaCTGAAGGGGGTACTTCCTGGAACTAAGTCCCAATTTGTAAAGAACTGAGAGACTCAGCCAGGAACCTAAGACATGATTGGTCAGTAATGAATCAGATACGAAGGTTTGACTCATCACATCACTGAACATCAAATATTCACCCGTTCACGGTGTCTGCCTCCTCTGCCGGTTCATGCTCCTCCTCATCGCCTCTCTGATTACTCCGGTCCTGATTGGTTGGTCTCAGTCCACATGTGGCCCAGCTGGACATTCGACAGAAAGCTGAAAACTCTGCAGCTCCAAGTCCCTGCTGCAGGAAGAACTGCTGACCAACATAGTGACGCCACTCACAGCGGTGGTGACAGCACAGAGCCACTGCAAGGCCGAGCACTGGACCAGAGCTCGGGTCAGGTCCAGGACCGAGACCACAATCTGTGTCAGTAGCTTGGTCAGAGGTTTTGAGACGTTTTTGTGGCGGTTCAGAGTCTTCTCTGAATCCTGATGTTTCCAACAAACAGCGCAGAGCCAGATCTGATGACAAAAAACTCACCAACTGAGTTTATGTTTTTCAAGACAATCACAGTACAGGGTCTAGAGAAGACTGATCTCACCTGTTGCTGCTCCACACAGATGTTTCCCAACTCCAACTAAAGGGGGCTTCTTCTGAAGGAGCAGCGGGACTTTGCCTTAAAAGCAAAGATCCACAGACCTTAAGATTTAAAACTAAACCTAAACCGTCAGTCTACAGGTTTTACCACTTACCTAAGTCCAGATGCTGAATGTCGACCTGCAGCCTCTCGAACTGGACCCCAGCAtcctgatgttttccatccaccTGGAACATGGCAGAAGAACACAGCAGTTTTGATCAGGCTCTTCTCCTGATTAAACCCAAAACTCAAGAGAGacagagccaaaaaaaaaacaactgcacatTTGGTCTTTCAGTGTTCAGTGAGAAACTGGGAGTCTTAGAGGTGTCAAGAAGTCTGGAGTTCTGGAGCCAGGGAGGTACCTGTGTTTCAGGGATCTGAAGTCAGGAACACTGGGCCTCTTTCACAAAAAATGCGTAAGAACAAATTAGGTATTAAGTCCAAATGTGGTATTTATCAGTATgcttagaaaacacaaacactactTTTAACTAATTGCATAGCATTTAGACAATGTTCAAACTGTAAATTTACTAATGCATTGGTGAAAAGTTTTAAGTAACCA includes:
- the misp gene encoding mitotic interactor and substrate of PLK1 isoform X3 translates to MESTPRRWVLKPLSPILQPSDLRTITVPTQIDTHIKDDSVLSSDGISISHNQSSVVVSSWEGDGSQHVVVQARQVTVSQERGSTSDEWQPSSPSNPSSPCSSTGSHSGFYSFVEDPTSPEAQRNEAWMVSPQRQAQLATLKEEKEFKLQTYSSSKKPESLFSETNGDVQYKMDPKNSTEVVGAEEEKQLRKEIIHSQAPKKSPAFKDQISALENLDLSMSTNKLIEGLSVSYSPISSRPDPPCTAEPGTIDSDPISFRAARQQFLKMEKDQLTALLSPLRSSKTNLNLSLQPDPDVPLSRQVETCDSLELSEGTVQFQAAEEDDAHPERKVTVCQTEESLSRLTNMFNDLDSRLEELSVEVSDGYTSNDGEFSNNTQQQNISSKSISEYETPIEREIRLVQEREENLRRSRGLKHSNGRVEMVQIKTKRLQSPLMKAKDKNRVSFIIHQEFQNPRKEEPWFQGGILRQNNRDTPEEREDIKMEFDQHDGERRTEERPQSESGEEVFLSPCCPHRHPEETEFHVSQRTLAPSSSTERDSGVQDLVGYHQDQTTFSSSHSSPIPTTQTETASTTSQSWMENLESTGLQSRGQGAPDFIKKEIEETLRREQELKDLRESREVTHRQLFSPAPLVEQASKVAICQFYPPVSTGKPVSLSSSTAPPSVHLPSISLVTAQPWASSPPPPTTSSSPAVVLSAPTPPRGLTETLLQDFEDRRAKMKVEDSSYAGIQPIDDVNNEVVESTRVVRHKNLRALRWEAGVFANQEDQ
- the misp gene encoding mitotic interactor and substrate of PLK1 isoform X1, with translation MFRYTPPWQVLCHSLDHNAKRLSVANCRPLPPSEPQPPNTSPTPSPAAMESTPRRWVLKPLSPILQPSDLRTITVPTQIDTHIKDDSVLSSDGISISHNQSSVVVSSWEGDGSQHVVVQARQVTVSQERGSTSDEWQPSSPSNPSSPCSSTGSHSGFYSFVEDPTSPEAQRNEAWMVSPQRQAQLATLKEEKEFKLQTYSSSKKPESLFSETNGDVQYKMDPKNSTEVVGAEEEKQLRKEIIHSQAPKKSPAFKDQISALENLDLSMSTNKLIEGLSVSYSPISSRPDPPCTAEPGTIDSDPISFRAARQQFLKMEKDQLTALLSPLRSSKTNLNLSLQPDPDVPLSRQVETCDSLELSEGTVQFQAAEEDDAHPERKVTVCQTEESLSRLTNMFNDLDSRLEELSVEVSDGYTSNDGEFSNNTQQQNISSKSISEYETPIEREIRLVQEREENLRRSRGLKHSNGRVEMVQIKTKRLQSPLMKAKDKNRVSFIIHQEFQNPRKEEPWFQGGILRQNNRDTPEEREDIKMEFDQHDGERRTEERPQSESGEEVFLSPCCPHRHPEETEFHVSQRTLAPSSSTERDSGVQDLVGYHQDQTTFSSSHSSPIPTTQTETASTTSQSWMENLESTGLQSRGQGAPDFIKKEIEETLRREQELKDLRESREVTHRQLFSPAPLVEQASKVAICQFYPPVSTGKPVSLSSSTAPPSVHLPSISLVTAQPWASSPPPPTTSSSPAVVLSAPTPPRGLTETLLQDFEDRRAKMKVEDSSYAGIQPIDDVNNEVVESTRVVRHKNLRALRWEAGVFANQEDQ
- the misp gene encoding mitotic interactor and substrate of PLK1 isoform X2 — translated: MFRYTPPWQVLCHSLDHNAKRLSVANCRPLPPSEPQPPNTSPTPSPAAMESTPRRWVLKPLSPILQPSDLRTITVPTQIDTHIKDDSVLSSDGISISHNQSSVVVSSWEGDGSQHVVVQARQVTVSQERGSTSDEWQPSSPSNPSSPCSSTGSHSGFYSFVEDPTSPEAQRNEAWMVSPQRQAQLATLKEEKEFKLQTYSSSKKPESLFSETNGDVQYKMDPKNSTEVVGAEEEKQLRKEIIHSQAPKKSPAFKDQISALENLDLSMSTNKLIEGLSVSYSPISSRPDPPCTAEPGTIDSDPISFRAARQQFLKMEKDQLTALLSPLRSSKTNLNLSLQPDPDVPLSRQVETCDSLELSEGTVQFQAAEEDDAHPERKVTVCQTEESLSRLTNMFNDLDSRLEELSVEVSDGYTSNDGEFSNNTQQQNISSKSISEYETPIEREIRLVQEREENLRRSRGLKHSNGRVEMVQIKTKRLQSPLMKAKDKNRVSFIIHQEFQNPRKEEPWFQGGILRQNNRDTPEEREDIKMEFDQHDGERRTEERPQSESGEEVFLSPCCPHRHPEETEFHVSQRTLAPSSSTERDSGVQDLVGYHQDQTTFSSSHSSPIPTTQTETASTTSQSWMENLESTGLQSRGQGAPDFIKKEIEETLRREQELKDLRESREVTHRQLFSPAPLVEQASKVAICQFYPPVSTGKPVSLSSSTAPPSVHLPSISLVTAQPWASSPPPPTTSSSPAVVLSAPTPPRGLTETLLQDFEDRRAKMKYAGIQPIDDVNNEVVESTRVVRHKNLRALRWEAGVFANQEDQ